One window of the Populus trichocarpa isolate Nisqually-1 chromosome 9, P.trichocarpa_v4.1, whole genome shotgun sequence genome contains the following:
- the LOC7472135 gene encoding chaperone protein dnaJ 11, chloroplastic, whose translation MATTSSFYEVLGLPMNTTSHEIKAAYRKLARTCHPDAVSMHKKEMSACEFIKIHAAYSTLSDPDKRERYDRDLYRNRRPFGSSSVRSATMAAASGYTSRNWETDQCGHFWAPDYESLQRVSFV comes from the exons ATGGCTACAACTTCCTCATTCTATGAAGTACTAGGGCTTCCAATGAATACTACTAGCCATGAAATAAAGGCTGCTTATAGAAAACTAGCAAGAACTTGCCACCCTGATGCTGTGTCtatgcataaaaaagaaatgtcagCCTGTGAGTTCATCAAAATCCATGCAGCATATTCAACATTATCGGACCCTGATAAACGTGAAAGATATGATAGAGATCTGTATAGAAACCGTAGGCCTTTTGGGTCTTCTTCAGTGAGGTCAGCAACAATGGCAGCTGCGTCCGGTTATACCAGTAGGAACTGGGAGACTGACCAGT GTGGCCACTTCTGGGCACCAGATTATGAGTCATTGCAACGTGTGAGCTTTGTGTGA
- the LOC7472137 gene encoding tRNA-splicing endonuclease subunit Sen2-2 — MGPRWKGKGAEAKALADPMSEIVSQLQSSLLQSNACASLSGCSVLLAVETEQTELLTRACFGKPIITAEKEKQWFQLGLEEAFYLCYSLKCLKIAGEDNFVKNDLDLWLYMKLKKEKFPDFYKAYSHLRMKNWVLRPGLQYGVDFVAYQHHPSLVHSEYAVIVLSEGDTGRLRVWSDFHCTIRLCGSVAKTLLILNVDKNGHGAISPSCLERYSVEECTITRWSPEQSRDDKKAS; from the coding sequence ATGGGGCCAAGATGGAAAGGAAAAGGAGCAGAAGCTAAAGCACTAGCAGATCCCATGTCAGAAATAGTCTCACAGCTTCAATCTTCTCTTCTTCAGTCAAATGCATGTGCATCACTCTCAGGTTGTAGTGTGCTTCTTGCAGTGGAAACAGAACAGACTGAGCTTCTCACACGGGCATGTTTCGGTAAACCCATTATCACAGCTGAGAAAGAAAAGCAATGGTTTCAGTTGGGTTTGGAGGAAgcattttatttgtgttattctttaaaatgtttaaagatTGCTGGTGaagataattttgttaaaaatgatttagatTTGTGGTtgtatatgaaattgaaaaaggaaaaattccCGGATTTTTATAAGGCGTATTCTCATCTTCGTATGAAAAATTGGGTTCTCAGGCCAGGATTACAGTATGGCGTGGATTTTGTTGCTTACCAGCATCATCCATCTTTGGTACATTCAGAATATGCTGTGATTGTTTTATCAGAAGGGGATACTGGGAGATTGAGGGTGTGGTCTGATTTCCACTGCACTATTAGACTTTGTGGAAGTGTTGCAAAAACGTTGTTAATTCTGAATGTTGACAAAAATGGCCACGGTGCTATCTCTCCATCTTGTTTGGAGAGATACTCTGTTGAGGAGTGCACAATCACGAGATGGAGTCCAGAACAAAGCCGTGATGATAAGAAAGCCTCATAA
- the LOC7472134 gene encoding uncharacterized protein LOC7472134: MADIVKEILARPIQLADQVTKLADEAQTFKQDCLELKAKTEKLAGLLRQAARASNDLYERPTRRIIDGTEQVLDKALALVVKCRASNIMIRMFTISPAAAFRKISMQLENSIGDVSWLLRVSASAADRDDEYLGLPPIAANEPILCLIWEQVAILFTGSLEDRSDAAASLVSLARDNDRYGKLIIEEGGVAPLLKLAKEGKMEGQENAARAIGLLGRDPESVEQIVNAGVCTVFAKILKEGHMQVQCVVAWAVSELAAHHPKCQDHFAQNNTIRFLVSHLAFETIQEHSKYLIAIKHNMSIHSAVMASNSTSPDEDEPATKSHPPVDNKNPSQMHSVVTNTMAMRSQTLSNTQPTQTQTQTQNQNLSTHHPNYNHPNLAKGNHNIPKQQHNHHVSLAGTSIKGREFEDPATKAQMKAMAARALWQLARGNVAICRTITESRALLCFAVLLEKGHDEVQSYSAMALMEITAVAEQNSDLRRSSFKPTSPAAKAVVDQLLKVVEKADSDLLTPCVQAIGNLSRTFRATETRMIGPLVKLLDEREPEVTMEAVIALNKFASSDNFLCVTHSKAIIAAGGAKHLIQLVYFGEQMVQIPSLILLSFISLHCPDSEILANEEVLIVLEWSTKQAHLIGEPEIESLLPEAKSRLELYQSRGSRGFH; this comes from the coding sequence ATGGCGGACATTGTGAAAGAGATCCTGGCAAGGCCAATACAATTAGCAGACCAAGTGACAAAATTGGCAGATGAGGCACAAACTTTCAAACAAGATTGTCTAGAACTCAAAGCCAAAACAGAGAAGCTAGCAGGGCTTTTACGCCAAGCCGCTCGTGCCAGCAATGATCTTTATGAACGTCCAACAAGGCGAATCATCGATGGCACAGAACAAGTGCTTGACAAGGCCCTCGCTCTTGTTGTCAAATGCCGCGCCAGCAACATAATGATAAGAATGTTCACGATCAGCCCTGCTGCCGCATTTCGAAAAATCTCGATGCAGCTAGAGAATTCAATAGGAGATGTTTCTTGGCTCTTACGTGTATCAGCTTCCGCTGCTGATCGCGATGATGAGTATTTAGGCCTGCCTCCTATTGCTGCCAATGAGCCAATTCTGTGTCTTATATGGGAACAAGTTGCAATACTTTTTACGGGGAGCTTAGAAGATAGATCGGATGCTGCAGCTTCATTGGTTTCTTTGGCTAGAGATAATGACAGGTATGGAAAGTTGATTATCGAGGAAGGTGGAGTTGCACCATTGTTAAAGTTGGCTAAAGAAGGCAAAATGGAAGGTCAAGAAAATGCTGCTAGGGCTATTGGGCTTTTAGGGCGTGATCCAGAAAGCGTCGAACAGATTGTGAATGCTGGGGTTTGCACTGTGTTTGCGAAAATCCTCAAAGAAGGCCACATGCAAGTTCAGTGTGTGGTGGCTTGGGCTGTTTCTGAATTGGCTGCACATCATCCGAAATGTCAAGACCATTTTGCGCAGAACAACACGATTCGGTTTCTTGTCAGTCATCTTGCGTTTGAGACGATCCAAGAACATAGTAAGTACTTAATTGCAATCAAGCATAATATGTCGATTCATTCAGCAGTGATGGCCAGTAATAGTACTAGTCCTGATGAAGATGAACCAGCAACAAAAAGTCATCCTCCAGTGGATAATAAAAATCCTAGCCAGATGCACAGTGTGGTGACCAATACTATGGCAATGAGAAGTCAGACACTAAGCAATACCCAGCCAAcacaaacccaaacccaaactcAAAACCAAAACCTCTCAACACATCACCCCAACTATAATCATCCAAACCTTGCAAAAGGAAACCACAATATTCCGAAACAACAGCATAATCACCACGTGTCTTTGGCCGGGACTAGCATCAAAGGAAGGGAATTTGAAGATCCTGCTACAAAAGCACAGATGAAGGCAATGGCAGCAAGAGCACTTTGGCAACTAGCAAGGGGAAATGTCGCCATATGCCGTACCATCACAGAGTCTAGAGCGCTTTTATGCTTTGCAGTTTTGTTAGAGAAAGGTCACGACGAAGTTCAATCCTATTCAGCAATGGCATTGATGGAAATCACAGCGGTAGCTGAACAAAATTCTGACTTGAGACGCTCTTCGTTCAAACCTACATCCCCTGCGGCCAAAGCAGTGGTCGACCAATTACTAAAAGTAGTTGAGAAAGCAGACTCGGACCTCCTCACACCATGCGTCCAGGCTATTGGCAACTTGTCAAGGACTTTTAGAGCAACAGAAACTAGGATGATTGGTCCATTGGTGAAGCTATTGGATGAAAGGGAACCTGAGGTTACTATGGAGGCAGTAATTGCCCTCAACAAGTTCGCGTCGTCAGATAATTTCCTATGTGTGACTCACTCCAAGGCTATTATTGCTGCAGGAGGTGCCAAACACCTAATTCAACTTGTTTACTTCGGTGAACAAATGGTTCAAATTCCCTCTTTGATTCTCCTAAGCTTCATTTCATTGCATTGCCCTGACAGTGAGATTCTTGCAAATGAAGAGGTCCTTATTGTGCTAGAGTGGTCAACAAAGCAGGCTCATTTGATAGGAGAGCCCGAAATCGAGTCTTTGTTGCCGGAAGCAAAGAGTAGATTGGAACTGTATCAATCAAGAGGATCGAGAGGATTCCATTAA
- the LOC7494261 gene encoding uncharacterized protein LOC7494261 translates to MGSQISKQIERRKEISTEKKVLVDLEESSGETYPGSDYRPSDGKNWMAGFNPEKLHINQIVWPGTHDSASNRIGIPLITRPFAQCQSLSIYRQLCVGTRVFDIRVQEDRRVCHGILTTYSVDVVIRDLKKFLLETESEIVILEVRTEFGHEDPPEFDKYLEEQLGEYLIHQDDSVFGKTIAELLPKRVICVWKPRKSPAPKHGSPLWSAGYLKDNWIDTDLPSTKFESNMKYLGEQPPVSSRKYFYRVENTVTPQADNPIVCVKPVTNRIHGYARLFITQCFSRGCADKLQIFSTDFIDEDFVDACVGLTRARVEGKA, encoded by the coding sequence ATGGGTTCTCAGATCTCTAAACAGATTGAAAGGCGTAAAGAAATCTCAACTGAGAAGAAGGTTTTGGTTGATCTTGAGGAAAGCTCTGGAGAAACATATCCAGGTTCTGATTATCGTCCATCAGACGGGAAGAATTGGATGGCTGGGTTCAACCCTGAGAAACTTCACATAAACCAAATTGTATGGCCTGGAACCCATGATTCTGCTTCTAATAGGATTGGCATCCCATTGATCACTCGTCCTTTCGCTCAATGTCAGTCTTTGTCCATCTACCGTCAGCTTTGTGTAGGCACCAGAGTTTTTGATATTCGGGTTCAGGAAGACCGTCGGGTCTGCCATGGAATCCTGACAACATATAGTGTTGATGTTGTTATTCGAGACCTCAAGAAATTCTTGTTAGAAACTGAGTCAGAGATCGTAATTCTTGAGGTCAGGACGGAGTTTGGCCATGAGGATCCTCCAGAGTTTGACAAGTACTTGGAGGAACAGCTTGGAGAATACCTGATCCATCAGGACGATAGTGTTTTTGGCAAAACAATTGCGGAATTGTTACCGAAGAGGGTAATCTGTGTATGGAAGCCAAGGAAATCACCAGCTCCAAAACATGGAAGCCCGTTGTGGAGTGCCGGTTATTTGAAAGATAATTGGATCGACACAGATTTGCCATCAACAAAATTTGAAAGCAACATGAAGTATTTGGGTGAACAGCCACCGGTTTCGTCAAGGAAATACTTTTACAGAGTGGAGAATACTGTTACACCACAAGCAGATAACCCAATTGTATGTGTTAAACCTGTGACCAACCGGATTCATGGATATGCTAGGTTGTTCATAACACAGTGTTTCTCAAGGGGATGTGCTGATAAGTTGCAGATCTTCTCCACAGATTTTATTGATGAGGATTTTGTTGATGCATGTGTTGGATTGACTCGGGCAAGGGTTGAAGGGAAGGCTtaa